A single window of Thalassomonas viridans DNA harbors:
- a CDS encoding M48 family metallopeptidase — translation MKLKLSLCALLIALQGCSTSSTGRNQLMLISPDQLNQMGASSFEQMKEKEKISQDKATNAYVQCVASVITKNVPKSAHDGEWEVVVFDADQVNAFALPGGKIGVYTGILKVAENQEQLAAIIGHEVGHVIENHSNERLSSNQLSQTGLNLANAALKSQNVAARDTLMAGLGLGVQYGILMPYGRTHESEADIVGQDLMARSGFDPKASIDLWHNMAKTSKSAPPEFLSTHPSNQTRIRDLTAHLPKALTYYNAAAKPGCRKP, via the coding sequence ATGAAACTTAAACTTTCTTTATGTGCGCTGCTGATAGCGTTACAAGGTTGCAGTACTTCTTCTACCGGGCGCAACCAGTTGATGCTGATCTCGCCGGATCAGCTGAACCAGATGGGGGCCTCTTCTTTTGAGCAGATGAAGGAAAAGGAAAAGATTAGCCAGGATAAGGCTACCAATGCCTATGTGCAGTGTGTCGCCAGCGTCATCACCAAAAATGTGCCCAAGTCCGCCCATGACGGTGAGTGGGAAGTGGTGGTGTTTGATGCCGACCAGGTGAACGCTTTTGCCCTGCCCGGCGGTAAGATAGGGGTTTATACCGGTATTTTAAAGGTGGCGGAAAACCAGGAGCAGCTGGCGGCCATCATCGGCCATGAAGTCGGCCATGTGATAGAAAACCATTCCAATGAACGTCTGTCTTCAAACCAGCTTTCCCAGACGGGACTCAACCTGGCAAATGCCGCCCTGAAAAGCCAGAATGTCGCTGCCCGCGACACCCTGATGGCAGGGCTCGGGCTCGGGGTGCAGTATGGTATTTTGATGCCTTATGGCCGCACTCATGAAAGTGAAGCGGATATAGTCGGTCAGGATCTGATGGCCCGCTCGGGTTTTGATCCCAAAGCCAGCATAGACCTCTGGCACAATATGGCAAAAACCAGCAAGAGTGCGCCGCCGGAATTTTTATCTACCCATCCGTCGAACCAGACCCGGATCCGGGATTTAACCGCCCATTTGCCGAAGGCGTTAACCTACTATAATGCTGCCGCCAAACCCGGGTGCCGAAAACCCTAA
- the zipA gene encoding cell division protein ZipA: MEDSFRNTLIIISAVVIGAIFIHGLWTIRKNKNPYKLKADKAKIEPVAPEVDQSGFDQYGVGQPKVAGQAVGQEKTPVNESEQHHLKAGAVVPAPDPVQPPAAEVVQDSVNEQMPHDVMPAEQLEPALGNIDDIEDIAPAIPGQGGTTKTLLSEAEQEMLEPVEIEKPVYQGPVSQPKPQVQSPPQQTAKKAAPAAKADSESMEPEVLVVSVVMPQNQLISGAALLPSLLTLGMKYGDMGIFHRHQDNAGNGKVTFSLANMMNPGTFDLDNMESFATQGVSLFMTLPNVGDAFEVFEQMLSAAKQLASEFNGQVLDDKRSVMTKQTEQHYISNIREFERKRCIAGA; the protein is encoded by the coding sequence ATGGAAGATAGTTTCAGAAATACCTTAATTATTATCAGTGCAGTAGTAATCGGCGCCATTTTTATCCATGGCTTGTGGACGATCAGGAAAAATAAAAATCCTTACAAATTAAAGGCCGATAAAGCCAAAATAGAGCCGGTGGCTCCGGAAGTCGACCAGAGCGGTTTCGACCAGTACGGCGTGGGTCAGCCGAAAGTAGCGGGCCAAGCCGTCGGTCAGGAGAAAACGCCGGTAAACGAATCAGAGCAGCATCACCTTAAGGCAGGAGCGGTTGTCCCTGCTCCTGATCCTGTGCAACCCCCGGCGGCTGAGGTTGTCCAGGATAGCGTCAACGAGCAAATGCCGCATGATGTGATGCCGGCGGAACAGCTTGAACCGGCGTTAGGCAATATCGACGACATTGAGGATATAGCACCCGCCATTCCCGGGCAGGGGGGCACCACCAAGACCTTATTATCGGAAGCCGAGCAGGAAATGCTTGAGCCGGTAGAGATAGAAAAACCTGTATACCAGGGGCCGGTATCGCAACCTAAACCTCAGGTACAAAGCCCGCCGCAACAAACAGCCAAAAAGGCCGCCCCGGCCGCTAAAGCCGACAGTGAGAGCATGGAGCCGGAAGTATTAGTGGTCTCTGTAGTGATGCCGCAAAACCAGTTGATCTCAGGCGCGGCTTTGCTGCCAAGTTTACTGACCCTGGGCATGAAATATGGCGATATGGGCATTTTCCATCGCCACCAGGACAATGCCGGTAACGGCAAGGTGACCTTTAGCCTGGCGAACATGATGAACCCCGGCACCTTTGATCTCGACAATATGGAAAGTTTTGCCACCCAGGGAGTGAGCCTGTTTATGACCTTACCCAATGTCGGCGATGCCTTTGAAGTTTTCGAGCAGATGTTATCGGCGGCAAAACAGCTGGCATCGGAATTTAACGGCCAGGTGCTTGACGATAAACGCAGCGTCATGACCAAACAAACCGAGCAGCATTACATCAGTAATATCCGTGAGTTTGAACGTAAGCGCTGTATCGCAGGCGCCTAA
- a CDS encoding DUF3392 domain-containing protein: MISLLTDIGAWLRPYQFQLALAIIATLLVLFGNDINRWIKKLLSGRHFIVRLVVFVLVCAFGYGLATVWLTSMLAQQLARIPNLYFMPACLLAFTLLGLLAQRQRQI, translated from the coding sequence ATGATCTCCCTGTTAACGGATATCGGGGCCTGGCTCAGGCCCTATCAGTTCCAGCTGGCGTTGGCGATTATCGCCACCTTGCTGGTCCTGTTCGGCAACGATATTAACCGTTGGATCAAAAAGCTGCTGAGCGGCCGGCATTTTATCGTTCGCCTGGTGGTTTTTGTCTTGGTGTGTGCTTTTGGCTACGGCCTGGCCACGGTTTGGCTGACCTCAATGTTGGCGCAGCAATTGGCCAGAATCCCCAATCTTTATTTTATGCCGGCCTGTTTGTTGGCATTTACGCTATTGGGGCTGCTTGCCCAGCGACAGAGACAGATTTAA
- the cysZ gene encoding sulfate transporter CysZ yields MSFKQQQLTENTPIANGGAAYFIKGFELIRLKGIRRFVFIPLIVNLLFFSAAFYYLFLELEHYMAILEGMVPEWLSWIGYVLWPLAIFTLLVIFSFIFSTVTNWLAAPFNGLLSEKVEERLTGQPASDGGITDIIKDIPRTLGREWCKLKYYLPRAIGFFLIMWFLPVIGQLIWFLFVAWMMAVQYKDYPFDNHKISFAEMKSALQERKGLSYSFGITVAVFSMVPIINLIVMPVAICGATALWVDNYRQQFVTRP; encoded by the coding sequence ATGTCTTTTAAACAGCAACAGTTAACAGAGAATACGCCCATCGCCAACGGCGGCGCAGCCTATTTTATCAAGGGATTTGAACTTATCCGCTTAAAAGGCATACGGCGCTTTGTTTTTATTCCGCTGATTGTCAACCTGCTCTTTTTCTCCGCAGCCTTTTATTATCTGTTCCTCGAACTCGAACATTATATGGCCATACTCGAAGGCATGGTGCCCGAATGGCTTAGCTGGATAGGCTATGTGCTCTGGCCGTTGGCGATATTTACCCTGCTGGTGATATTTTCTTTTATTTTCAGTACCGTGACCAACTGGCTGGCGGCCCCTTTTAACGGCCTGCTGTCGGAGAAAGTCGAAGAGAGACTTACCGGCCAGCCGGCAAGCGATGGCGGCATCACAGATATCATCAAAGACATTCCCAGAACCCTGGGCCGGGAATGGTGCAAATTAAAATATTACCTGCCGCGGGCCATAGGTTTTTTCCTGATCATGTGGTTTTTGCCCGTGATCGGCCAGCTGATCTGGTTTTTATTTGTTGCCTGGATGATGGCGGTGCAATATAAAGATTACCCTTTTGATAACCATAAGATTTCTTTTGCCGAGATGAAGTCGGCGCTGCAGGAGAGAAAGGGCCTGAGTTACAGTTTTGGCATTACCGTGGCGGTTTTTTCCATGGTGCCCATTATCAACCTGATTGTGATGCCGGTAGCCATCTGCGGCGCTACCGCCTTATGGGTGGATAACTATCGCCAGCAATTTGTTACCCGGCCATAA
- the smc gene encoding chromosome segregation protein SMC, giving the protein MRLKQIKLAGFKSFVDPTKVPFEQQMTAIVGPNGCGKSNIIDAVRWVLGESSAKNLRGDAMTDVIFNGAASRKPVGQASVELLFENTTGRLQGSMADRSEVSIKRTVNRDSVNSYFLNGSKCRRKDITDIFLGTGLGPRSYAIIEQGTISRLIESKPQELRVFIEEAAGISKYKERRRDTENRIRHTRENLERLSDIRAELALQVDKLHQQAEAAKRFKTLKTSERKYKAELAVLRWMAFDEKYKFNQQEITRRQGEIEDLVLMNNQQQAALYQAKQAISEGSDELVKLQQQKLQQSNDIARLEQNLKHSKQRQQLLQQEIEKYRQHLELAGKELATDEEKLARVSLMLEDKLPELALAQEQLAQLQDMAEQYQQEQSQWQQAWEQHQQQVNEYKRRQALLENKISAQLVLIERSRNRQQALSDELELLGQSGHLKQASEQEQALEVLRARQDELSQQQEVLAEQIAGQQQEINSYQQALANSRGQEQALVANLAQLEASQAEQPDWARQQESWLKNSKVDIGGVFFENLEVEPGWEKALEQVLSYWLQARVVDSLPHEVTPDTALLVANTPNKPLVTAKPSTLAAKVSGADIFLPKLNRVYLADNLADAFALMPQLAQDESVICPDGSWLGDGFLQKGSIGASSDALQRKQNISELKSRLAALEQETAGHEQKIQMLAEALKQAGEQANDIAGQLRQVQNQCQQLQQDLLLTRQQASHEQQRSERIQGELAQLSGQIKDEQAEFGRLQQEQAGSGGGEEDESRTRSLKVQQEQLQQQLQTVQVKIRNCQQDNHQQALLIEQEKSQKQHLEHNINRACQQQAQLKQQLSQSEQQLAQLTTPGEQETELLQQQLAQMQQLERELGAFTEKQNAAGQSIADIERRQQDNRKRQEKLKEQMAKYQLDGESYRLRAEAALEQLAEMQLSLPEVRAKMPAEAKESVWQGHIIRIGKDISQLGAINLAAIDEYNSQLARKTFLDSQNDDLTQAITTLESAIEKIDRESRHKFKLTFDQVNQDLKGLFPKVFGGGSAYLALTGDDLLDTGVSIMARPPGKKNSTIHLLSGGEKALTALSLVFAIFRLNPAPFCMLDEVDAPLDDANVGRFCNLVREMSQTVQFIYISHNKIAMEMASHLTGVTMFEPGVSRMVAVDIDEAIAMAEVS; this is encoded by the coding sequence ATGCGTCTTAAGCAAATTAAACTGGCGGGTTTTAAGTCTTTTGTCGACCCCACTAAGGTGCCTTTCGAGCAGCAAATGACCGCCATCGTCGGTCCCAATGGCTGCGGTAAATCCAATATTATCGACGCAGTGCGCTGGGTGCTGGGGGAGAGCTCGGCGAAAAATTTACGCGGCGATGCCATGACAGATGTTATTTTCAACGGCGCCGCCAGCCGCAAACCTGTGGGGCAGGCCAGTGTTGAACTCCTGTTTGAAAATACCACGGGACGCCTGCAGGGCTCTATGGCGGATCGCAGCGAAGTGTCCATCAAACGTACCGTTAACCGCGACAGCGTCAACAGTTACTTCCTTAACGGCTCCAAATGCCGCCGCAAAGACATTACCGACATTTTTTTAGGCACGGGCCTGGGGCCGAGAAGTTATGCCATTATCGAACAGGGCACTATTTCCCGGCTAATCGAATCTAAGCCCCAGGAGTTGAGGGTATTTATCGAAGAAGCGGCGGGGATCTCCAAATACAAGGAGCGGCGGCGCGATACCGAAAACCGCATCCGCCATACCCGGGAAAACCTGGAACGCCTGTCGGACATCCGCGCCGAGCTGGCACTGCAGGTGGATAAACTGCACCAGCAGGCAGAAGCGGCCAAACGTTTTAAAACCCTTAAGACCAGCGAGCGCAAATACAAGGCGGAACTGGCGGTGCTGCGCTGGATGGCCTTTGATGAAAAATACAAATTCAACCAGCAGGAAATAACCCGGCGCCAGGGGGAGATTGAAGACCTGGTGCTGATGAACAACCAGCAACAGGCAGCACTTTACCAGGCGAAACAGGCCATCAGCGAAGGCAGCGATGAGCTGGTGAAATTGCAGCAGCAGAAATTGCAGCAAAGCAATGATATTGCCCGTCTGGAGCAAAATCTCAAACACAGCAAGCAACGTCAGCAGCTGTTGCAACAGGAAATAGAAAAGTACCGTCAGCACCTTGAGCTGGCGGGTAAAGAGCTGGCCACAGATGAAGAAAAGCTTGCCCGGGTTAGCCTGATGCTGGAAGATAAGCTGCCCGAGCTGGCGTTGGCCCAGGAGCAATTGGCTCAGTTGCAGGATATGGCGGAGCAGTATCAGCAGGAGCAAAGCCAGTGGCAACAAGCCTGGGAACAGCACCAGCAGCAGGTAAATGAGTATAAACGCCGGCAAGCTTTGCTGGAAAACAAAATCAGCGCCCAGTTGGTGTTGATCGAGCGCAGCCGGAACAGGCAGCAGGCATTAAGCGATGAATTAGAGCTGCTTGGCCAAAGCGGTCACCTTAAACAGGCTAGCGAACAGGAGCAGGCGCTGGAAGTGCTCCGGGCCAGGCAAGACGAGTTAAGCCAACAGCAAGAGGTCTTGGCGGAGCAGATAGCCGGGCAGCAGCAGGAAATAAACTCTTATCAGCAGGCTCTCGCCAACAGCCGGGGGCAGGAACAGGCCCTGGTTGCCAACCTGGCCCAGCTCGAAGCCAGCCAGGCAGAGCAGCCGGACTGGGCCCGGCAGCAGGAAAGCTGGTTAAAAAACAGCAAGGTTGATATCGGCGGTGTATTTTTTGAAAACCTGGAGGTTGAACCCGGCTGGGAAAAAGCGCTGGAGCAGGTCTTGTCGTACTGGCTGCAAGCCCGGGTGGTTGACAGCCTGCCGCATGAAGTCACGCCGGATACCGCTTTACTGGTGGCTAATACGCCAAATAAGCCTTTAGTTACCGCCAAGCCGTCAACCCTGGCGGCTAAAGTCAGCGGCGCAGATATTTTTCTGCCTAAATTAAACCGGGTCTATCTTGCCGACAACCTGGCCGATGCTTTTGCTTTAATGCCGCAGCTGGCACAGGATGAGTCGGTGATCTGCCCCGACGGCAGCTGGCTCGGCGATGGCTTTTTGCAAAAAGGCAGCATAGGCGCTTCATCGGATGCCCTGCAGCGCAAACAGAATATCAGCGAACTCAAATCCCGGCTGGCGGCCCTAGAGCAGGAAACGGCAGGCCATGAGCAAAAAATCCAGATGCTGGCAGAAGCGCTGAAACAAGCCGGAGAGCAGGCTAACGATATCGCCGGTCAGTTAAGGCAAGTACAAAACCAGTGCCAGCAATTACAGCAGGACTTGCTGTTAACCCGACAACAGGCCAGCCATGAACAGCAAAGAAGCGAGCGGATACAGGGGGAGCTGGCCCAGTTATCCGGACAAATAAAGGACGAACAGGCAGAGTTTGGGCGTCTGCAGCAGGAACAGGCAGGCAGCGGCGGCGGGGAAGAGGACGAAAGCCGTACCCGGTCGCTGAAAGTGCAGCAGGAACAACTCCAGCAGCAGCTGCAAACGGTGCAGGTCAAAATCCGCAATTGCCAGCAGGATAACCATCAACAGGCCCTGCTTATTGAGCAGGAAAAAAGCCAAAAGCAGCACCTGGAGCATAATATCAATCGCGCCTGCCAGCAGCAGGCCCAGTTAAAACAGCAATTAAGCCAAAGCGAGCAGCAGCTGGCGCAATTAACTACGCCCGGCGAGCAGGAGACGGAGCTGCTTCAGCAGCAGCTGGCGCAAATGCAGCAACTGGAGCGGGAGCTCGGGGCTTTTACCGAGAAACAAAACGCTGCCGGGCAGAGTATTGCCGACATTGAACGCCGCCAGCAGGATAACCGGAAGCGGCAGGAAAAACTTAAAGAGCAGATGGCAAAATACCAGCTCGACGGGGAAAGCTACCGGCTGCGTGCAGAGGCCGCCTTAGAGCAGCTGGCAGAAATGCAGCTGAGCTTGCCCGAGGTCCGAGCTAAGATGCCGGCGGAGGCAAAAGAGTCCGTATGGCAGGGGCATATTATCCGCATCGGCAAAGACATCAGCCAGCTCGGGGCGATTAATTTAGCAGCAATTGATGAATATAACAGCCAGCTGGCGCGAAAAACTTTTCTGGATTCGCAAAATGATGATTTAACTCAAGCGATTACCACGTTAGAATCTGCCATAGAAAAGATTGATAGAGAAAGCCGGCATAAGTTCAAACTGACCTTTGACCAGGTTAACCAGGATCTTAAAGGTTTGTTTCCAAAAGTCTTTGGTGGCGGCAGTGCCTATCTGGCCCTGACCGGTGACGATCTGCTCGACACCGGCGTCAGCATTATGGCCCGGCCGCCGGGCAAAAAAAATAGCACAATTCACCTGTTATCGGGTGGTGAAAAGGCGCTGACCGCTTTATCATTGGTGTTTGCAATCTTCAGATTAAATCCGGCGCCTTTTTGTATGCTGGATGAAGTGGATGCCCCGCTGGATGACGCCAATGTGGGGCGGTTTTGCAACCTGGTGCGGGAAATGTCGCAAACAGTACAGTTTATCTATATCAGTCATAATAAAATTGCGATGGAAATGGCTTCCCATCTCACCGGCGTAACCATGTTTGAACCGGGCGTTTCAAGAATGGTTGCCGTTGATATTGATGAAGCGATAGCTATGGCAGAAGTATCTTAA
- the ligA gene encoding NAD-dependent DNA ligase LigA, which produces MTEQALSSRVAELTRQINEYNHQYYVLDQPSVPDAEYDRLMRELIDIENKHPELKALDSPSQKVGGEVLTAFTQVTHQLPMLSLDNVFSGEEWQAFVKRLHDRLGSNDTLAMCAEPKLDGLAVSLRYENGVLVQAATRGDGSTGENITENIRTIKSIPLRLNGDKYPGILEVRGEVFMPKASFETLNAQAIKKGEKTFVNPRNAAAGSLRQLDSKITAKRNLAFYAYGIGYVGETAENILGEAWLEGSHYQRLEQLKTLGLPMCPEVRLLASEDECEAFYQDILNRRDELSYEIDGTVLKVDDIALQEQLGFVARAPRWATAYKFPAQEELTVLEDVEFQVGRTGAVTPVARLKPVFVGGVTVSNATLHNQDEIERLEIKVKDTVVIRRAGDVIPQIVSVVKDKRPEDAREIVFPQACPVCGSEVEKPEGEAVLRCTGGLVCGAQRKEAIKHFASRKALDVDGLGDKLVEQLVDENLIAAPADLFTLTEIQISTLERMGQKSAQNLLASLEKAKSTTLARFIYALGIREVGETTAANLANHYLTLEAVMAAGEESLQQVNDIGAVVAHNILHFFQQENNRQAVTALLEVGINWPEIEVKAADEQPLNGQTFVLTGTLSQMGRNEAKAALQSLGAKVSGSVSAKTHYLVAGEKAGSKLTKAQDLGVEVLTEEQMIALLTEHKAIP; this is translated from the coding sequence ATGACAGAACAAGCACTTTCAAGCCGTGTCGCCGAGTTAACCCGGCAAATCAATGAGTACAATCATCAATATTATGTGCTTGACCAGCCCAGTGTGCCTGATGCGGAATACGATCGCCTGATGCGCGAGTTGATCGATATTGAAAATAAACACCCCGAGTTAAAAGCGTTAGACTCCCCCAGCCAAAAGGTGGGGGGAGAAGTCCTAACCGCCTTTACCCAGGTGACACACCAGCTGCCTATGTTATCCCTGGACAATGTTTTTTCCGGGGAAGAATGGCAGGCTTTTGTCAAACGCCTGCATGACCGCCTGGGCTCAAACGATACGCTGGCCATGTGCGCCGAGCCGAAACTCGATGGCCTGGCGGTGAGCCTGCGTTATGAAAACGGCGTCCTGGTGCAGGCGGCCACCCGGGGAGACGGCAGCACAGGGGAAAATATTACCGAAAATATCCGTACCATAAAGTCTATCCCGCTGCGCCTTAATGGGGACAAGTACCCTGGCATTTTGGAAGTACGCGGTGAAGTCTTCATGCCCAAAGCCAGCTTTGAAACCCTTAATGCCCAGGCGATCAAAAAAGGCGAAAAAACCTTTGTGAATCCCAGGAATGCGGCGGCCGGTAGTCTGCGTCAACTGGACTCGAAAATTACCGCCAAGCGCAACCTGGCGTTTTATGCCTATGGCATAGGTTATGTGGGGGAAACTGCTGAAAATATCTTAGGAGAGGCCTGGCTTGAGGGCTCCCACTACCAACGCCTGGAGCAGCTTAAAACCCTGGGTTTACCTATGTGCCCGGAAGTACGCCTGCTGGCCAGCGAAGATGAATGCGAAGCCTTCTATCAGGATATCTTAAACCGCCGTGATGAGCTCAGTTATGAAATCGACGGCACGGTATTAAAAGTCGATGACATTGCACTGCAGGAGCAACTGGGCTTTGTTGCCCGTGCGCCGCGCTGGGCCACCGCCTATAAGTTTCCTGCCCAGGAAGAATTAACTGTTTTGGAAGATGTCGAATTTCAGGTGGGACGCACCGGCGCCGTTACCCCGGTGGCCCGTTTAAAACCTGTGTTTGTCGGCGGGGTTACCGTCAGCAATGCCACTTTGCATAACCAGGATGAAATCGAGCGTCTGGAAATTAAAGTTAAAGATACCGTAGTGATCCGCCGCGCCGGGGATGTGATCCCGCAAATTGTCAGCGTGGTTAAAGATAAACGTCCGGAGGATGCCAGGGAAATCGTCTTTCCCCAGGCCTGCCCGGTTTGCGGCTCTGAGGTGGAAAAGCCGGAAGGGGAAGCCGTGCTGCGTTGCACCGGCGGCCTGGTGTGTGGCGCCCAGCGTAAAGAGGCTATCAAACATTTTGCTTCCCGCAAGGCGCTCGATGTTGACGGTTTAGGCGACAAGTTGGTGGAGCAGCTGGTGGATGAAAACCTGATTGCCGCCCCGGCAGATCTGTTCACCTTAACGGAAATACAGATCAGCACCTTGGAGCGTATGGGGCAAAAATCTGCCCAAAACCTGCTGGCGTCTCTGGAAAAAGCCAAATCCACCACACTGGCGCGTTTTATTTACGCCCTGGGGATCCGCGAAGTGGGGGAAACCACGGCGGCCAATCTGGCCAATCACTACCTGACCCTGGAGGCCGTTATGGCGGCAGGCGAAGAGTCTTTGCAACAGGTAAACGATATCGGCGCTGTGGTTGCCCACAACATCCTGCACTTTTTCCAGCAGGAAAATAACCGTCAGGCGGTGACCGCCTTGCTTGAGGTCGGCATCAACTGGCCGGAGATTGAAGTGAAGGCTGCCGACGAGCAGCCGCTAAACGGGCAAACTTTTGTGTTAACCGGTACCTTAAGCCAGATGGGACGTAATGAAGCCAAGGCGGCTTTGCAAAGCCTGGGGGCCAAGGTGTCCGGCAGCGTTTCGGCCAAAACCCATTACCTGGTGGCAGGGGAAAAAGCCGGCTCTAAACTTACTAAGGCCCAGGATTTGGGGGTTGAAGTATTAACGGAAGAGCAAATGATAGCCCTGCTTACCGAACATAAGGCCATACCATGA
- a CDS encoding Na+/H+ antiporter NhaC family protein, whose protein sequence is MTENTTSAKHLLSLAPFGVFLGLFLGTGIVLTLQGVDYAFYQLPASIAIIPAIILAIFIGKDSINEQINQFITGAGHQNIITMCVIYLLAGAFGTVAKATGSVDASVQLGLAVFPDYLLLPGLFLVAAFLSTAMGTSMGTIGAIAPIAAGFVDTAQLDAALVAGCILSGAIFGDNLSIISDTTIASTRSQGAHMKDKFKVNFKFALPAGIIAVVIFALLGDTVNYQGNDESQLLGLLPYIVILALALSGVNVFLVLTLGIILAAAIGMITHDYQLSSWVADIQQGFASMQDIFILSLFIGGLSELVRHQGGLNALTSGLEKLAAKLSPNNNKRAAGLGIASLAFSSNFFTANNTVSIIISGETAKELADDGKLTPAESASLLDIFACINQGLLPYGAQALLLGASLGISPLELVAYSFYPMILLVVASIAFWRLTR, encoded by the coding sequence ATGACGGAAAACACCACTTCTGCAAAACACTTGCTTAGCCTGGCGCCCTTTGGCGTCTTCCTCGGGTTATTTTTAGGCACAGGCATAGTCTTAACCCTGCAGGGAGTGGACTACGCCTTTTACCAGCTGCCGGCAAGCATTGCCATTATCCCGGCGATCATCCTGGCGATTTTTATCGGCAAAGACAGTATCAATGAGCAGATAAACCAGTTTATCACCGGCGCCGGTCACCAGAACATCATTACCATGTGCGTCATTTATTTGCTTGCCGGTGCATTCGGTACGGTCGCCAAGGCAACCGGCAGTGTCGATGCCAGCGTACAGCTGGGGCTGGCGGTGTTCCCCGACTACTTGTTATTACCCGGCTTGTTCCTTGTGGCGGCGTTTTTATCCACCGCTATGGGAACATCCATGGGCACCATAGGGGCGATAGCGCCGATAGCCGCCGGTTTTGTCGATACCGCGCAGCTTGACGCCGCCCTGGTGGCCGGCTGTATCCTGTCCGGCGCCATCTTCGGTGACAACCTGTCTATTATTTCCGATACCACTATCGCCTCCACCCGCAGCCAGGGGGCCCATATGAAAGACAAGTTCAAGGTCAATTTCAAGTTTGCCCTGCCCGCCGGTATTATCGCCGTAGTGATTTTTGCCCTGCTCGGCGATACGGTAAATTACCAGGGCAATGACGAGAGCCAGCTACTAGGCCTGCTGCCTTATATCGTTATCCTGGCTTTGGCCCTGTCCGGGGTGAATGTCTTTTTGGTGCTGACCCTGGGCATTATTTTAGCGGCGGCTATCGGCATGATCACCCATGACTACCAGTTAAGCAGCTGGGTGGCCGATATTCAGCAAGGGTTTGCCAGTATGCAGGACATTTTCATTCTTTCCCTGTTTATCGGCGGTTTAAGCGAACTGGTGCGTCATCAGGGGGGATTAAACGCCCTGACCTCAGGCCTGGAAAAACTGGCCGCCAAACTCAGCCCCAATAACAACAAACGCGCCGCCGGTTTAGGTATTGCCAGTTTGGCCTTTAGCAGCAACTTTTTTACCGCCAATAATACCGTCTCCATCATTATCAGCGGCGAAACCGCCAAAGAGCTCGCCGACGACGGTAAGCTGACCCCGGCGGAATCTGCCAGCCTGCTCGATATTTTTGCCTGTATCAACCAGGGATTATTGCCCTATGGCGCCCAGGCACTGCTCTTAGGGGCAAGTTTAGGTATTTCACCGCTAGAGCTGGTGGCCTACTCCTTTTATCCGATGATTTTGCTGGTAGTGGCAAGTATCGCCTTCTGGCGGTTGACCCGCTAG
- a CDS encoding NAD(P)H-binding protein, whose product MTTAMILGASGLTGQALLARLISDEDIRQIVLLVRKPLNITHAKIRQHQVDFDNINQYQTLFAVDLVFCCLGTTIKTAGSKLAFKAVDITLVSRCAQLSSKARVRKFIVISAVGADSGSVNFYSRCKGEMEDRLKALSSTSAIELVICRPSLLLGKRTHLRPAEALTGILMQYLTILFHGPLKKYHPISAEQLAGAMVNISRQNTGPIATLSSPELIALSGQ is encoded by the coding sequence ATGACAACAGCCATGATCTTGGGCGCCAGCGGACTCACGGGGCAGGCCTTACTAGCCAGACTTATCTCAGATGAAGACATCCGGCAAATTGTCCTTTTAGTGCGTAAGCCGCTGAATATTACCCACGCCAAAATTAGACAGCACCAAGTGGATTTTGACAATATTAATCAATATCAGACACTGTTTGCTGTTGACCTGGTTTTTTGTTGTCTGGGCACCACCATAAAAACCGCAGGTTCAAAATTGGCCTTTAAAGCCGTGGATATTACCCTGGTGAGCCGGTGTGCACAGCTAAGCAGCAAGGCGCGGGTCAGAAAGTTTATCGTGATCAGTGCCGTCGGCGCCGATAGCGGTTCCGTCAACTTTTACAGCCGCTGCAAGGGAGAAATGGAAGACAGGCTTAAGGCCTTGAGCAGCACTTCTGCCATAGAGCTAGTGATTTGCCGTCCCAGTTTACTACTGGGAAAAAGAACGCACCTGCGCCCGGCGGAAGCCCTTACCGGCATCTTGATGCAATATTTGACTATTCTTTTTCACGGACCGTTAAAAAAGTATCATCCCATCAGCGCCGAGCAATTAGCCGGGGCCATGGTGAATATCAGCCGGCAAAATACCGGACCGATAGCCACCTTGTCCTCACCTGAATTGATAGCCTTATCCGGACAATAA